One Setaria viridis chromosome 3, Setaria_viridis_v4.0, whole genome shotgun sequence DNA window includes the following coding sequences:
- the LOC117849426 gene encoding wall-associated receptor kinase-like 14 isoform X1 has translation MLQLFDIRQAGAQLAGQLSSKSRDQQSELAAYMPLVFLLLSLIPHATFSATAAGVGGAGGGGCNRQRGGVTVPYPFGFSGDCPIILAFNQTTSTSLLQGSTAAAPYPVLSFNSTSSTFLVALSPLCNRTVPEAKASLSGAGYGVSSRTGIFVRGGCSSGGGGGAPAAKAAASSCAVPSDVMTKLLRTAQCGGNDTSASWTCVASAPPDAGSAAAARGEGQFMRWEKVEAAGCQDALTAAVYARTPLGVPSVEFGVAELGWWLAGTCANATSGGGGGGRCAANATCRDVVTPSGAVGHRCACRDGMVGDGFAAGEGCHFDVPVERSKKKFLLVVAGVVAGVAAAAGALLLCWVQCRRCKAGRSSSERLAAMRLLSEAATSSGVPVYSYAEVARATNSFSHTHRLGTGAYGTVYVGKLPASAPALVAIKRLRSRHHHEDDDDDAAAAAALLLNEIKLISSVSHPNLVRLLGCCLDRGEQILVYEYVPNGTLSQHLLAGDSGGGGRGRSRLTWRARLGVAAETAAAIAYLHGMRPPIFHRDVKSSNILLDGSLRPKLADFGLSRAAGRLGEATRSHVSTAPQGTPGYVDPEYHQCFHLSDKSDVYSFGVVLLELITAMKVVDFDRPAAEVNLASLALDRIGKGRVGEIVDPAILGGGEEWVMESVRHVSELAFRCLAFHKDVRPAMCEVAAELHRIRDAAPDSDSDSGSGLRPMMDVQIDLSLDGAETVGKKVAVSPVSVQEVWVSDQSSPSTNGSMPRFVA, from the exons ATGCTGCAGCTTTTCGATATCAGGCAGGCCGGTGCACAACTAGCTGGGCAGCTTTCCTCCAAGAGTAGAGACCAGCAGAGTGAACTGGCTGCCTACATGCCCctcgtcttccttctcctctccttGATCCCCCATGCAACCTTCtccgcaaccgccgccggcgtcggcggcgccggaggcggagggTGCAACCGTCAGCGCGGCGGCGTGACCGTCCCCTACCCCTTCGGCTTCTCCGGAGACTGCCCCATCATCCTGGCCTTCAACCAGACCACCTCCACGTCGCTCCTCCAGGGAAGCACCGCGGCCGCGCCGTACCCGGTCCTCTCGTTcaactccaccagctccaccttCCTCGTCGCCCTCTCGCCCTTGTGCAACCGCACCGTCCCCGAGGCGAAGGCGTCGCTCAGCGGCGCCGGGTACGGCGTCTCCTCACGCACCGGGATCTTCGTCCGCGGCGgctgcagcagcggcggcggcggcggcgcgccggcggcgaaggccgccgcctccagctgcGCCGTCCCGTCGGATGTGATGACGAAGCTGCTCCGCACGGCGCAGTGCGGCGGCAACGACACGTCGGCCAGCTGGACGTGCGtggcctcggcgccgccggacgcgggcagcgccgccgcggcgagggggGAGGGCCAGTTCATGCGGTGGGAGAAGGTGGAGGCCGCAGGGTGCCAGGACGCGCTGACGGCGGCGGTGTACGCGCGCACGCCGCTGGGGGTGCCGTCGGTGGAGTTCGGCGTCGCGGAGCTGGGGTGGTGGCTCGCGGGAACGTGCGCGAACgccaccagcggcggcggcggcggcggccggtgcgcggCGAACGCGACGTGCCGCGACGTCGTGACGCCGAGCGGGGCGGTGGGGCACCGGTGCGCGTGCCGGGACGGGATGGTCGGCGACGggttcgccgccggcgaggggtgCCACTTCGACGTGCCGGTTG agCGCTCCAAGAAGAAGTTTCTCCTCGTAGTTGCAG GTGTTGTGGCGGGTgttgcggcggccgccggcgctctTCTGCTCTGCTGGGTGCAATGCCGGCGGTGCAAGGCCGGGCGGTCGAGCTCGGAGCGGCTGGCGGCGATGCGTCTGCTGTCGGAGGCGGCGACGTCGAGCGGCGTGCCGGTGTACTCGTACGCCGAGGTGGCGCGCGCCACCAACTCCTTCTCCCACACGCACCGCCTCGGCACGGGGGCGTACGGCACCGTCTACGTCGGCAAGCTCCCGGCGAGCGCGCCGGCTCTCGTCGCCATCAAGCGCCTCcgcagccgccaccaccacgaggatgacgacgacgacgccgcggcggcggcggctctgtTGCTCAACGAGATCAAGCTCATATCGTCGGTGAGCCACCCCAACCTCGTCCGCCTCCTCGGCTGCTGCCTCGACCGCGGCGAGCAGATCCTCGTCTACGAGTACGTCCCCAACGGCACGCTCTCCCAgcacctcctcgccggcgacagcggcggcggcggccggggacgcAGCCGGTTAACGTGGCGCGCGCGGCTCGGCGTGGCGGctgagacggcggcggccatcgcgtACCTGCACGGGATGCGGCCCCCCATCTTCCACCGCGACGTCAAGTCCAGCAATATCCTCCTCGACGGTAGCCTCCGCCCGAAGCTCGCCGACTTCGGCCtgtcccgcgccgccggccgcctcggcgAGGCGACGCGCTCGCACGTCTCCACCGCGCCGCAGGGCACGCCGGGGTACGTCGACCCGGAGTACCACCAGTGCTTCCACCTCTCCGACaagagcgacgtgtacagcttcggcgtcgtgCTGCTCGAGCTCATCACCGCCATGAAGGTCGTCGACTTCgaccgccccgccgccgaggtCAACCTAGCCTCCCTCGCGCTCGACCGGATCGGCAAGGGCAGAGTCGGCGAGATCGTGGACCCGGCgatcctcggcggcggcgaggagtggGTGATGGAGTCGGTCCGGCACGTTAGCGAGCTGGCGTTCCGGTGTCTGGCATTCCACAAGGACGTCCGGCCGGCGATGTGCGAGGTCGCCGCCGAGCTTCACCGGATCAGGGACGCCGCCCcggactccgactccgactccggGTCCGGGCTCAGGCCTATGATGGACGTCCAGATCGACCTGAGCTTGGATGGAGCGGAGACGGTGGGAAAGAAGGTGGCGGTCTCGCCCGTGTCGGTGCAGGAGGTGTGGGTCAGCGACCAGAGCTCGCCGTCGACCAACGGCTCCATGCCGCGCTTTGTTGCATAG
- the LOC117849426 gene encoding wall-associated receptor kinase-like 14 isoform X2, which yields MRQLFLLFLFLPHGTFSATAAAGGGCNRRCNGSPVPYPFGFSGDCPILLSCNATASTPQLRTGSTAAAPYPILSFNSTRSTFVVSLVPLCNRTVGDANASLNVASQNGAAGYGVSSQTGLFLGACSGATPKASNCSAPADIMAQLLKTARCVNDTAWTCVGSPPPSIKGRGEFLDWGHVEAAGCEDALTTATVNGIAPAGVPSLEFGVAELGWWLNGTCANATGGGRCAANATCNDVQTPSGAWGHRCACLDGMTGDGFAAGEGCHYGAERSKKKFLLVVAGVVAGVAAAAGALLLCWVQCRRCKAGRSSSERLAAMRLLSEAATSSGVPVYSYAEVARATNSFSHTHRLGTGAYGTVYVGKLPASAPALVAIKRLRSRHHHEDDDDDAAAAAALLLNEIKLISSVSHPNLVRLLGCCLDRGEQILVYEYVPNGTLSQHLLAGDSGGGGRGRSRLTWRARLGVAAETAAAIAYLHGMRPPIFHRDVKSSNILLDGSLRPKLADFGLSRAAGRLGEATRSHVSTAPQGTPGYVDPEYHQCFHLSDKSDVYSFGVVLLELITAMKVVDFDRPAAEVNLASLALDRIGKGRVGEIVDPAILGGGEEWVMESVRHVSELAFRCLAFHKDVRPAMCEVAAELHRIRDAAPDSDSDSGSGLRPMMDVQIDLSLDGAETVGKKVAVSPVSVQEVWVSDQSSPSTNGSMPRFVA from the exons ATGCGCcaactcttcctcctcttcctcttcctcccccatGGAACCTTctccgcaaccgccgccgccggcggcgggtgcaACCGCCGGTGCAACGGCAGCCCCGTTCCCTACCCCTTCGGCTTCTCCGGCGACTGTCCCATCCTCCTGAGCTGCAACGCCACAGCTTCCACGCCGCAGCTCCGCACGGGCAGCACCGCGGCCGCGCCGTATCCGATCCTCTCGTTCAACTCCACGCGCTCCACCTTCGTCGTCTCCCTGGTGCCGTTGTGCAACCGCACCGTCGGTGACGCCAACGCGTCGCTCAACGTGGCGTCGCAGAACGGCGCCGCCGGCTACGGCGTCTCCTCTCAGACCGGTCTCTTCCTCGGCGCCTGCAGCGGCGCTACGCCAAAGGCATCCAACTGCAGCGCCCCCGCAGACATCATGGCGCAGCTGCTCAAAACGGCGCGGTGCGTCAACGACACCGCCTGGACGTGCGTGGGCTCGCCGCCACCGAGCATCAAGGGACGTGGAGAGTTCCTGGATTGGGGGCACGTGGAGGCCGCCGGGTGCGAGGACGCGctgacgacggcgacggtgaaCGGGATCGCGCCGGCGGGGGTGCCATCGCTGGAGTTCGGCGTGGCAGAGCTGGGGTGGTGGCTCAACGGGACTTGCGCGaacgccaccggcggcggccggtgcgcggCGAACGCGACGTGCAACGACGTGCAGACGCCGAGCGGGGCGTGGGGTCACCGGTGCGCGTGCCTTGACGGGATGACCGGCGACGggttcgccgccggcgaggggtgCCACTACGGCGCGG agCGCTCCAAGAAGAAGTTTCTCCTCGTAGTTGCAG GTGTTGTGGCGGGTgttgcggcggccgccggcgctctTCTGCTCTGCTGGGTGCAATGCCGGCGGTGCAAGGCCGGGCGGTCGAGCTCGGAGCGGCTGGCGGCGATGCGTCTGCTGTCGGAGGCGGCGACGTCGAGCGGCGTGCCGGTGTACTCGTACGCCGAGGTGGCGCGCGCCACCAACTCCTTCTCCCACACGCACCGCCTCGGCACGGGGGCGTACGGCACCGTCTACGTCGGCAAGCTCCCGGCGAGCGCGCCGGCTCTCGTCGCCATCAAGCGCCTCcgcagccgccaccaccacgaggatgacgacgacgacgccgcggcggcggcggctctgtTGCTCAACGAGATCAAGCTCATATCGTCGGTGAGCCACCCCAACCTCGTCCGCCTCCTCGGCTGCTGCCTCGACCGCGGCGAGCAGATCCTCGTCTACGAGTACGTCCCCAACGGCACGCTCTCCCAgcacctcctcgccggcgacagcggcggcggcggccggggacgcAGCCGGTTAACGTGGCGCGCGCGGCTCGGCGTGGCGGctgagacggcggcggccatcgcgtACCTGCACGGGATGCGGCCCCCCATCTTCCACCGCGACGTCAAGTCCAGCAATATCCTCCTCGACGGTAGCCTCCGCCCGAAGCTCGCCGACTTCGGCCtgtcccgcgccgccggccgcctcggcgAGGCGACGCGCTCGCACGTCTCCACCGCGCCGCAGGGCACGCCGGGGTACGTCGACCCGGAGTACCACCAGTGCTTCCACCTCTCCGACaagagcgacgtgtacagcttcggcgtcgtgCTGCTCGAGCTCATCACCGCCATGAAGGTCGTCGACTTCgaccgccccgccgccgaggtCAACCTAGCCTCCCTCGCGCTCGACCGGATCGGCAAGGGCAGAGTCGGCGAGATCGTGGACCCGGCgatcctcggcggcggcgaggagtggGTGATGGAGTCGGTCCGGCACGTTAGCGAGCTGGCGTTCCGGTGTCTGGCATTCCACAAGGACGTCCGGCCGGCGATGTGCGAGGTCGCCGCCGAGCTTCACCGGATCAGGGACGCCGCCCcggactccgactccgactccggGTCCGGGCTCAGGCCTATGATGGACGTCCAGATCGACCTGAGCTTGGATGGAGCGGAGACGGTGGGAAAGAAGGTGGCGGTCTCGCCCGTGTCGGTGCAGGAGGTGTGGGTCAGCGACCAGAGCTCGCCGTCGACCAACGGCTCCATGCCGCGCTTTGTTGCATAG
- the LOC117849427 gene encoding octanoyltransferase LIP2p, chloroplastic isoform X3 has product MSHQQIELPSGCSPALLDIQMSYCLQTVCTAQISLFHCLHGLLVNFAASVVSAMMMMLAVLSRCECFDLHQQLVPYAEAYAWQKAIIKRRIGLLDRGEDHSDTLIALQHPPVYTLGSVSKEEYLHFKKEDAPFEVHKINRGGEVTYHGPGQLVMYPIINLKYHKEDVHWYFRSLEELIIRALKSAFSIKASRVEGLTGVWVGDQKVAALGIHGSRMIVYHGLALNVTTDLTPFQMIDPCGIKDRGVGSIKQILQEASHGTEIDDTLLMDMAYNSMIKEFAELFQLDLDTSLDCSFQIPAA; this is encoded by the exons ATGAGTCATCAACAGATTGAACTTCCATCTGGCTGTTCTCCTGCCCTCTTGGATATTCAGATGTCTTATTGTCTACAGACAGTTTGCACTGCTCAAATTTCGCTATTTCACTGCTTGCACGGCCTGCTCGTGAATTTTGCTGCCTCCGTTGTGTCAGCCATGATGATGATGCTAGCTGTGTTGAGCAGGTGCGAGTGCTTCGACCTGCATCAGCAGCTCGTTCCTTATGCGGAGGCTTACGCTTGGCAGAAGGCTATTATTAAGAGGAGGATAGGGTTGCTAGACAGAGGCGAAGACCACTCGGACACCTTGATTGCTTTACAGCATCCACCTGTTTATACGTTGGGCTCCGTCAGCAAGGAGGAGTACCTCCATTTCAAAAAGGAAGATGCTCCTTTTGAGGTTCATAAGATCAATCGTGGTGGGGAAGTGACGTATCATGGCCCTGGACAG CTTGTTATGTACCCAATTATCAATCTGAAATACCACAAAGAGGATGTTCATTGGTACTTTAGGTCACTCGAAGAACTGATCATCCGCGCACTGAAATCAGCATTCTCTATCAAGGCATCAAGGGTAGAAGGCCTTACTGGTGTTTGGGTTG GAGATCAGAAAGTTGCAGCGCTAGGGATTCATGGCTCCCGTATGATAGTTTATCATGGCCTCGCGCTGAACGTCACAACTGACTTGACCCCATTCCAAATGATTGATCCCTGTGGCATAAAGGACCGGGGCGTTGGTAGCATTAAGCAGATATTACAGGAGGCATCTCACGGAACAGAAATTGATGACACATTACTGATGGATATGGCATATAATTCTATGATCAAAGAGTTTGCTGAACTTTTTCAACTCGATTTAGACACCAGCCTTGATTGCAGCTTTCAG ATCCCTGCGGCATAA
- the LOC117849427 gene encoding octanoyltransferase LIP2p, chloroplastic isoform X2 → MALLPSSYSSCHHRASPFAPATPCSAQSRPRKGTLRLAAAGARSGPTAAPRRARPAAVERRRCECFDLHQQLVPYAEAYAWQKAIIKRRIGLLDRGEDHSDTLIALQHPPVYTLGSVSKEEYLHFKKEDAPFEVHKINRGGEVTYHGPGQLVMYPIINLKYHKEDVHWYFRSLEELIIRALKSAFSIKASRVEGLTGVWVGDQKVAALGIHGSRMIVYHGLALNVTTDLTPFQMIDPCGIKDRGVGSIKQILQEASHGTEIDDTLLMDMAYNSMIKEFAELFQLDLDTSLDCSFQEISKLHR, encoded by the exons ATGGCCCTCCTGCCGTCGTCGTACTCCTCCTGCCACCACCGCGCCTCGCCCTTCGCGCCGGCAACCCCCTGCTCGGCGCAGTCGCGCCCCCGGAAGGGAACGCTGCGGCTCGCGGCTGCCGGCGCTCGCTCCGGCCCTACCGCCGCGCCTAGGCGGGCCCGCCCCGCCGCGGTCGAAAGGAGGAG GTGCGAGTGCTTCGACCTGCATCAGCAGCTCGTTCCTTATGCGGAGGCTTACGCTTGGCAGAAGGCTATTATTAAGAGGAGGATAGGGTTGCTAGACAGAGGCGAAGACCACTCGGACACCTTGATTGCTTTACAGCATCCACCTGTTTATACGTTGGGCTCCGTCAGCAAGGAGGAGTACCTCCATTTCAAAAAGGAAGATGCTCCTTTTGAGGTTCATAAGATCAATCGTGGTGGGGAAGTGACGTATCATGGCCCTGGACAG CTTGTTATGTACCCAATTATCAATCTGAAATACCACAAAGAGGATGTTCATTGGTACTTTAGGTCACTCGAAGAACTGATCATCCGCGCACTGAAATCAGCATTCTCTATCAAGGCATCAAGGGTAGAAGGCCTTACTGGTGTTTGGGTTG GAGATCAGAAAGTTGCAGCGCTAGGGATTCATGGCTCCCGTATGATAGTTTATCATGGCCTCGCGCTGAACGTCACAACTGACTTGACCCCATTCCAAATGATTGATCCCTGTGGCATAAAGGACCGGGGCGTTGGTAGCATTAAGCAGATATTACAGGAGGCATCTCACGGAACAGAAATTGATGACACATTACTGATGGATATGGCATATAATTCTATGATCAAAGAGTTTGCTGAACTTTTTCAACTCGATTTAGACACCAGCCTTGATTGCAGCTTTCAG GAGATTAGCAAGTTGCACCGCTAG
- the LOC117849427 gene encoding octanoyltransferase LIP2p, chloroplastic isoform X1: MSHQQIELPSGCSPALLDIQMSYCLQTVCTAQISLFHCLHGLLVNFAASVVSAMMMMLAVLSRCECFDLHQQLVPYAEAYAWQKAIIKRRIGLLDRGEDHSDTLIALQHPPVYTLGSVSKEEYLHFKKEDAPFEVHKINRGGEVTYHGPGQLVMYPIINLKYHKEDVHWYFRSLEELIIRALKSAFSIKASRVEGLTGVWVGDQKVAALGIHGSRMIVYHGLALNVTTDLTPFQMIDPCGIKDRGVGSIKQILQEASHGTEIDDTLLMDMAYNSMIKEFAELFQLDLDTSLDCSFQEISKLHR, translated from the exons ATGAGTCATCAACAGATTGAACTTCCATCTGGCTGTTCTCCTGCCCTCTTGGATATTCAGATGTCTTATTGTCTACAGACAGTTTGCACTGCTCAAATTTCGCTATTTCACTGCTTGCACGGCCTGCTCGTGAATTTTGCTGCCTCCGTTGTGTCAGCCATGATGATGATGCTAGCTGTGTTGAGCAGGTGCGAGTGCTTCGACCTGCATCAGCAGCTCGTTCCTTATGCGGAGGCTTACGCTTGGCAGAAGGCTATTATTAAGAGGAGGATAGGGTTGCTAGACAGAGGCGAAGACCACTCGGACACCTTGATTGCTTTACAGCATCCACCTGTTTATACGTTGGGCTCCGTCAGCAAGGAGGAGTACCTCCATTTCAAAAAGGAAGATGCTCCTTTTGAGGTTCATAAGATCAATCGTGGTGGGGAAGTGACGTATCATGGCCCTGGACAG CTTGTTATGTACCCAATTATCAATCTGAAATACCACAAAGAGGATGTTCATTGGTACTTTAGGTCACTCGAAGAACTGATCATCCGCGCACTGAAATCAGCATTCTCTATCAAGGCATCAAGGGTAGAAGGCCTTACTGGTGTTTGGGTTG GAGATCAGAAAGTTGCAGCGCTAGGGATTCATGGCTCCCGTATGATAGTTTATCATGGCCTCGCGCTGAACGTCACAACTGACTTGACCCCATTCCAAATGATTGATCCCTGTGGCATAAAGGACCGGGGCGTTGGTAGCATTAAGCAGATATTACAGGAGGCATCTCACGGAACAGAAATTGATGACACATTACTGATGGATATGGCATATAATTCTATGATCAAAGAGTTTGCTGAACTTTTTCAACTCGATTTAGACACCAGCCTTGATTGCAGCTTTCAG GAGATTAGCAAGTTGCACCGCTAG
- the LOC117846953 gene encoding RING-H2 finger protein ATL65, which yields MRPRRRPPPPSPSPSPAPAPSPASRSRDVSSPPSPYAALAPGPGPGPAPEPSAAAVAGGGRRGGASLSPPLIAMLAVVGAALLVVLYARLVSRVFRAARRRWRRRRLRLLMLPGGGGGGSSPSLRGGGDDSFASFTTYDNYYHTFSPYCGLDESAIKSLPSAQYLAAAAARGSGASRECAVCLLEFADGDELRALPLCAHAFHADCIDVWLRAHASCPLCRAAIALPPSVPSPLHRGARRVRPSLDDLLFFHPVPPLPSDGATGAGAAAHEIAPASPDQLGGARDFLLKRSYSFGFERSLAVEAASTASPPWRFRLSAAAAADGAATSRGRSFWSKRWPSPFGGGGGGGGSAAGSAAARVFSFRSYRSAAGKSSPFSRRRAHGAGSGFFMSLASEPPSILAAARRSRAAAASSRLRCGDPEALLSPDRLSR from the coding sequence atgcgcccgcgccgccggccgccgccaccgtccccgtccccgtccccggcgCCTGCTCCCTCCCCCGCGTCGCGCTCTCGCGACGTCAGCTCGCCGCCTTCCCCCTACGCGGCGTTGGCGCCGGGTCCCGGTCCAGGTCCGGCACCGGAGCcgtccgcggcggcggtcgcgggcggcgggaggcgagggggagCGAGCCTGAGCCCGCCGCTCATCGCGatgctggcggtggtgggcgcggcgctgctggtggtgctgTACGCGCGCCTGGTGAGCCGGGTGttccgcgcggcgcggcggcggtggcggcgccgccggctgcggctgctcatgctccctggcggcggcggcggcgggtcctccccttccctccgcggcggcggggacgactCCTTCGCGTCCTTCACCACCTACGACAACTACTACCACACCTTCTCCCCGTACTGCGGCCTCGACGAATCCGCCATCAAGTCGCTCCCGTCGGCGCAGTacctggccgccgcggcggcgcggggttcCGGGGCGTCCAGGGAGTGCGCCGTTTGCCTCCTCGAGTTCGCAGACGGCGACGAGCTCCGCGCGCTGCCGCTGTGCGCGCACGCGTTCCACGCCGACTGCATCGACGTCTGGCTCCGCGCGCACGCGTcctgcccgctctgccgcgCCGCCATCGCGCTCCCGCCGTCCGTGCCCTCGCCGCTCCACCGCGGGGCGCGGAGGGTGCGGCCCAGCCTCGAcgacctcctcttcttccaccCGGTCCCGCCACTCCCTTCCGACGGAGcaaccggcgccggcgccgccgcgcacgaGATCGCGCCGGCCAGCCCGGACCAGCTCGGCGGCGCCAGGGACTTTTTGCTCAAGCGCTCCTACTCCTTCGGCTTCGAGCGCAGCCTCGCCGTGGAGGCCGCGTCCACGGCGTCCCCTCCCTGGCGCTTCcgtctctccgccgccgccgccgccgacggcgccgccacctcccgcggcCGCAGCTTCTGGAGCAAGCGCTGGCCGTCcccgttcggcggcggcggcggagggggcggatCCGCCGCAGGCtcagccgccgcccgcgtctTCTCCTTCCGCTCCTACCGCTCCGCGGCGGGCAAGTCGTCCCccttctcccgccgccgcgcccatgGGGCCGGGAGCGGGTTCTTCATGTCGCTGGCGTCGGAGCCGCCCTCGATCCTggccgcggcgaggcggagccgcgcggccgccgcgtcgagcCGGCTCCGATGCGGGGACCCTGAGGCGCTGCTCTCGCCGGACCGGCTGAGCCGCTga